CTAATCAATCTGAAGAAAGTGCATGTGACATGTGGGATACCATGCCTCCTTTTCAATAGTTTTCACAATGTGATTGATTGGATAATTGTGATGGCCTTTTTGGGTTTCAGCTTGATTGATGCCAGACAAATGGATTGCTCTACCCAATACCATTTGTCCctaaactgttttttttcctttgacaAGTCAGCATGGCATGTGTCGTAACAATCGGGCAGAATTTGTGATTTTGTCATTTGTGCCATGAATCGAGCCGGATTCGTGGGCCGGCATTACCAACGTGTATGAGCAGCACTTTTGATCGAGCTTGTGATAATGACATGACAACTGCCCCAGGATATGGAATTATGGATGATTACACCGTTGCCTTCGTCATCTCTTATATTTCCaactactagtactactgATAAGGCCAGTGATGCAATATATGGGCAATAACTCGAATTCTTCACCATTGGTTTGGCATGCAAACTTGGTAAATTCCATTGAATTTTGAACCCTTTTTATTCGTTTGAATAAAGCAAACAAGAGATATCAGCCCAAAAAAAGGCCAAATATGGCAGCCCAAACGAGCAACGAACTGCTCGTACACAAAAACATCTAACATTATCATCTCCACGAGTTTCACAACACGATAACATGGTGTCTGTTGACTCTATTCTCATTGGCCCATCGATTAAGATAACATAATCAATCAGGTCTAGCATGCTGCACATAAGCATTATCAAGATATGTCACTTTTCCCAAGTACTATCTAGAGGCAGCCAAGCCAACATGATGCAGCATAACAAGCTGTGAGGTTCCATTACAAATACATTTTTCAAGGTTCACACCTTAAGAGAGTGGTAAAGAGTTACAGACTGAGAAAAGGCCCAACTGCCTGCCTGACAGAGAAACATGTTGACAACACTACAAAGATTGTCTCATCATTTTGGTGTTCGTATCAGCAGATGCATTGTATTCCTGCACTGTTCCTCCCCACAGATCAGCGTCAAAACGTTCATATCTGTGGCTCCAATGATTCTGATAAATGGACTACCGAAGTGAGGAGGAGGACATGAGAAAGGATCGGATACGTTGCAGGAGCTCTGCCTTCACAGAATCAGGCACTGATGCTGTTCCAGAGACAATAGATCATGAGTCACATAATCAGGCACTGATGCTGTTCCAGAGACAATAGATCATGAGAACAGTAAGCGAGAGATAAACAAACACTTCCCCACCCAGTATTGTAGTACCGCCAGCCACCAGCAATAAAAATTGCGTGAGTGACGAACAGATGATAGGTCGCAATGAGGTAGGTATGTAGGCTTACTAACATAACAGTAATATCTATTTATTTGGTTAATTCACAAACCCAGTTTTAGTAGCAAAATATGAGAAAAGATAACAAAATGCATGACGATGGTgtgttattattttataattatcctTTATTTAGCAGACCATTTGGTGTGCCACGGACTCAGCAAAATAAAATTCCTTGCACAACATccggagaagaaaaaaatggagagaTGAAAATAGCTGACCTCTTCCTTTTGGAGTAATAACATGAATAAGGTCGTCTACTGTAACAttatttcttcctttcttcctTGCATAGGCCCTATAGAAAATGAAACAGTTGATACAAGCAATGatgctacaaaatatatttgatgctAAAGACATCAGTGACCAATCTTAACCATGGAACATGTTCAAATTCCAAAATGCCCCAACATGACAACACCAGGTAGGATGTGTAAGTCAGTGACGAGCTGTAATGTGGTTAAGTCTCTGTCTTCCTTAATGTCTCTACCTTAATGTCTCTAGCCCCAACATGACAACACTGCCTACCAGGGTTAAGAAGAACCATACTATAAGTACTACAGGGCCTATCCACAGTGGAAACTAAACAGTTAAAATAACCTTCTGCAAAAGGCATCTCTGAAGACACAAATGCTGTTTGATTTACTTAATGGCTAAACCTCTCGGGAAAGTCTCACAATGCCaagtaaaaacatattttgtaGGATTGCTCTTTGTACATTAGGCAAACTATAGTAGCTAAGCACTAGGAAAACAGCAGAAGTACTACGGTACTAGATCATTATTATGTTTAGAGCAGTTAGTTGCAGTGTCATTGCCCGAATTCGAGAACATCAAACATACTCATCACAAATGataccaaaaaaatttggcGGACGAGGAACCAAACCTGCAGAGAGCTTTCATCTCGTCCCTCCAGCCGCACTCGACGAGCCGCTCCCGGAGGAGCTCCATCAGCTTCTCCTTCTCCCCACTCTCTACCAACTTCACAAACCATAACCCACATCACTGTCACCACACTCGAACACATGGAGCAGCaaagagtgaaaaaaaagaacacccACCCCAGAACGATCCACCGCCCCCCACACTTGATCAAACCCTAACACCAAATCTAATCGGAGATTAGCCTCTTCCTGGGTGATTGGACGTCACCGGTAGCCGGAGAGCCCACCAAGTGGCAAGAACTTCAATCCCGCGGAAAAAATTGGGGGAAAAAACAACGAAAACGCCCGCGGTTTCGCGGATTCCAGCATGGTTTCCGCGAGAAGATGGAGAGCAAGCCGCACCTTGACGTTGATGATTTCTCTGAGGGAGAGATCCTTCtgcggctcctcctcctgatTCGGGGTCGGCGGCCGATTAATCGACGCCCTCCTGCAGCAAAAAAGCTTCAAATTCAGTAAAACACCACCGGATTTCTCACGCGACCTACGACGAAGCTATACAAGAACTGACGGAAACAAGTGCGAATTCTAGCTCCGATTTTGTTCGATCGGACGAAGAATCCGTGGAATTGATCCGCGGATGCGCGTAGGAGCTGCTTAGAAAAGGATCGAGGAGGTCGCTTACATGCTTGGATTGGATTTCTCCCCCCTTCTTGCTTGCTTTTGCTTCCTGCTTCGCTTCGTGGCTtcgcttctctctctttctccgtGTCGGCCGATCCGGCATAAGAACTGACAGGCTGAGAATATTGGGCTTTTATTGGGCCTGGAATTTGGGCCCTTTCTTAGTTTAAGAGAGGTTTATCTAAGATTCATTCAAATGTGTGATGCGAAAAGGCGGACTATACATATCGACTCGGGTTTCAAAATAATTGACATAagttattactccctccattcctaaatatttaatgccattgactttttatacacgtttgaccgttcgttttattcaaaaaattttcttaattgctaattatttttatatcatttcgtacattgttaaatattttttatgcatatatatagttttacatattgataattttttgaataagacgaatagtcaaacgcgtataaaaaagtcaacgacgtcaaacatttagggacataGGTAGTGTTTTTTTAGTAACTTTAACCATccctcttttttaaaataatattatgtatatttaaaaatatgttacacTAGTGATatatgacttataaatatacaacaatATCATTTTTACTAATCATCAACCGATCGTTTAAATGTtattaatggtcaaagttaAAACAATAATAGTTAACGGTGAAGTAAATGAAAATGTAGGAAAGTAGTAAGACGGACATGTACATACACTGAACACTCGTAGCACGCCACACATCTGCATATACGACCCCCTCATATGTTTAGATAAACAAATACTATTGATGAACCTTAATCCTATTAAAACGCGTAGACACGTGCATGATATTCGTGATCATCAAGATTTAAATAATATCTCCATTGCTCCATCGTCACACTATTGGTGTTTCCACAATTTTTGAACgtttgtgtttgtgtttgttATATGACATGCAAACCATTTTGAGGGTTATAAATACGTAATTATGTAACCTTTAGATCCTTCTCGAAGTCTTTGTCTATCTATGTCACCCTCTTATTGTTCAACAAATTCGGACGAACTCTCAATCCTCAGATGATGATAGCTAACCAAGATAGGATGCAGGGCACGTAGGAGAAGGAATAAAAGGTATGCTTCCAAGTATATAAGGAGGTATAGCGTGACAATTTCCTAATAGTTGATGGCGAACACAGTAATAACAATGAGGTTATGAGGCCGTGACGATGCTATGAGTTGATGAGAGGATGATCAGCGGTATGTGAAGCAAGGAGAAAAACGTTAGAAGGTGGTGTGTTCATAGCAGTGTCGTGGAAAACGGAATACGGATGTCGGACGAAGAGGATGCCGTCAAATGATTAATCGGAATACGGATGATTAATCGGAATTATACGGgaatataatgtttatattaatatatgtatacattagtattactctttttttgggatatttaaatatctaagatcatataaaatagatgtatttatatcattattaatttgagcaatcataaaaataatcatgtcgtgtaaaggttaaaatttcattccaaatagtaatatttttagtttacttttattataaattgtaaaaaatataataaaatataaatggtagTAAACATAGGcacaaatataagtataattagTTGTCAATGATAGAAATGTCAAacataccaaaataaaatgtatagaGTCTAGATTGGTTAGCTACTGTGGCAgtagatttttctatttatacggATTATGCGGACGATTAAACGGAAAAACAGATGATTAATCGTTAAATACAGAAATTTAACGTtcataaacataaaatgaCGACCGTATCATCGATACGAGACGATTTTACTATCGCCACCGATTAAACGGCTGACTAAACGGCCGAGTCGGCCATTTTCCACGACACTGGTTCATAGCGAACGACAGCAGTAGCAAAGAGGTAAGAGTAGAGAGGAATGAACCCAATGCGAATCAATACTACGAGGGCGGTAACGAGACCGGCGCAATGCAAATATAAAGCGGTAACAGAGCGGTATCGAGACAAGCACATTGTGAAAATGCATATTAGTCAATTATAAAGTCACTTATATAGCTGCGgtactaaaatattaaataaaatgagattgctattgcatcatcaaattttgaattgacaCCTAACTTTATTGGTTTATTTGAGAAACTGTGGAATTTATGTTTTCACCGTTTAAACGAGCGAGATATCCCTTAGCATGTTTATTTCTCAATTTTCGctttcaaacaaaatattcaaaatagaacgattaaatgtttttttaaaaggttgGGAAGGAGAAatatctccctcctctccggcTTATCCGCTTCATTTCCCTCTCTtcccgcctctcctcctcctcctccctcgccgccggcgatgccTCCCCCGGCGGGGCTGCTCCCTtggccggcgccgtccgccACGCGCCTTGCCACCCCGACCCGGAcccgccctcctccccgcaCTCGCGTTCGCCCTCCACCCCCAcccgctcccgctcctccTACTAAacctcccgctcccgctcccccgccgccgcctcgtctcgAGCCCGTCGCGCGGAgcccagccgccgccaccgcgacgCTGCCTCCCATCACCACGTCTGCCTTATCCCCCTCCTCCGCGACGTGCCTCGAATGCGTCCACTTCAACTCGTAcgtctctctctcgctctacCTCCCTCACACGCCACGCACGCGCACGCGCATGTGTGTAAGAGAACCGTGAAGTGGATTTTCTGCTGCGCTATCTGCAGGTGTTCCGGATGCACGCATGAGGTGGATTTGGACAAGCCTGCGGTGTTGCAGGAGGTGGAGAATTTCTTCAATGGACACGGAGTAGGAGATTTCACCTTCAGCAGAGGCAGGCTGGTACGCGTAGCTCCTGGAATTTTTTGACCGTGCACAATGTGATTCGTGTTGTTGTTTTAGTTACCTGGTGCTAAGATTAGTTTAACGTGACACGAATTCACGATTCCTCAGCTTTGGCTTGGTAATTAGTTTAGTTGTTGAGGAGTAATCTGTAGTGGACCAGTAGGGCATGGTTTTTAGTTCAGTTTTGAAATAGGTTTGGCAAACCGATGCTAGTGTTTTGAGGACATCAAGTTACTTATACACCTGAAAATTGTATCATCCGAATGTGTCTAACTAGCCTATTATCATTCAATTGTGCAGGGATAGATAATAGTTAATGAATCGTGTCCATTGTATAGCtcttatgtttctttttaaaagcaaaattgTAACCCAGCTTTATATATCCAATCAACCTGatggtatttttctttctgacGGCCTATGTGGCTACGTCATGTGATACCTTCCGTTATACTGCTGTGTTGTTCCTAGGCATGCAAACCCTGTAATAAGCGACATTGTCATATGAATCCATCTCTCAgtaattatttagatatttagattatttaagaaattatggTGGCTTTACTTTTCTGCTAAACATGAAAATGGTGCTTTTCAGAGGGAATGGCGGTGCCGTGCAAAGCTAGCTATACGTGGAACACCAGAGAGCCCATTGATTGGCTTATATCAGGAAGGAACACACACTGTTGCAGATATTCCAGAGTGCAGAGGTACCATGACCTAAGTAATGAAGCTCTGATGATCTGCTTGAACTTGATTgtaataagtgttattttgtACGtctgtttataaattttttgtttcacaTATTCTTCAGCTCATCACCCAAGCATCAATGCTACCATCAAGCTTCTAAGACAAGGCAGGTCCTATAATTGCTTGCTTGTTGCTTCATAGGGATATGCAGAAAGTATACCTTTTCCATTGCTAACTGAAATCTAATATAACGACACTATGATCTTTTAGGTATATCTGAGTTGAATATTCAGCCATTTGATGAAGATGCAGGTACTGGCGAACTGAGATATGTGCAGGTGATTGTTACTTTTTCTTGATAGCGTGCATATAATATGTATAGCTATTTGAATGAAATCTTACATATCTTTCTGTAGCTAAAAATGGCACCTTATCAATTATACTCCTTTTCTTAAATAAACTCCCATGTCATTATGTTAGTGATCCTGGtgcatttgatttgttttacatATTCGCTAGATGGCTGTGACAACATATAACACATCTATTCCAGTTGCAAAAAGATATGAGCAAGGTTAGCCTGATTCCTCATGTGCTAATTGCTCCAAGTTCCTGTCTATTCCTTattccaaattaatttaaacgtGCTGTTTGCTTAACCAGGAAGAGTCCAGGTTTCACTGGTTTGGAATTCAAGGGACGAGCACTCCCAAAATTCAGAGAAGTTGAGTTTATTGTCAGAAGTAAGATGACGAATGAGGTTCTGTGGCTACAGTACATGTGGCTGCTGTTTTGCTTTCCTTCAGTACTTGCACacctcctccccccccccccccccccacacacacacacacaaccaTATCCTCAATCTACGTGTTCCTTGTGGCAGTTTTTATGGAGAAATGGAGGAGCGAAAGGTACTGTGCATCTGATTCACTCTATATGGGCCAATTTTCAGACAACAGCCAGCAACGTAAGATATGCCGCTGAGTTTCAGCAAATACAACTGAACTTATTGTACTTCTGTTGgataactaattattaatgtACATACTGTGTTCACCATTTTCATTATGGATACTGTAAAAAACTAATGTTTTATATGAAGTTGAACATTGTATAATTCATTCACTTTTAGAGGCTCAGATCTACTGGCTTAACGATGCTAGACTTGAAGATGAAATCGAGTGAATATGACACGTGTTGCCACACATCTTGTCATATCCattctataattataaaacataccCATTACATATGGATGAAAACAATGCcacattatctaaaaaaatgaaaacagtGCCACTTGTATAAGTTgattacacatatatatatattcatcaagtATGTAGCAATCATTCCTCATTGATTGGCTGGTGGTAACCATGTTGTTTTGGCTGCAACAAAACCATATTAATGCCCCCATATAAAACTACATGCTAAAGTCAGCATCTGTGCAATCTGTAAGGAGGTGTATATACAGCACATCATGTCAAAAATCTAGTGgactagaatttttttaaaaaaatccaaggcGTTCTCCATCTTTTCCTTTCTGTTCttaatgtataaaatttaattaaataataattgttgGCTTACAAGTTAAAAGAGATGAATGAACATTACGATCAGGGTTAtgcttctttattttattcacGAAAGAATATTACGTCTGCAGATAATTTTTGGGCATAAATGGAGACATCTCATTGGGGAGAAAGACTTATGGGAGCGTTATGGAGGAGTTGATATTTCTCTGGATCCTTATAGCTTTGGGCAGGCTAATACTTTGGTATGTACAATTAAAGTTATTCTTTATTCATGTAGAACTTAACTATGCAAAGCAATAAATTTCATCCATATGTAATCAATTGTAGATATAGTGATCAATATTAGAATCATTCCATACAAGCATACTCCACATATTGTTTTGCTGCCTGCGTGCATGTGAATCCTAGACATGGTTGGAGGAGAAGTGCCATAGGATATCTAATTTCATACCATCCATGTCTTACGATTGGTCTGACCTTTTTGCAGTCTTTTAACGCATTACTGCATAAGTTGCACAAATATGTACCACGTGGATCAACAGTTGTTGACTTGTATTCTGGTGCTGGTGTTATTGGACTATCCCTTGCTGCTTCGAAGAAATGTAGGTGAGTTTATCTCTGTATTGAATTTAGGGCTTGTCAAATGACATCAGTACTTCACAATTGGGATACTGAAGAGCAATAGCCACATTTTGGTTTTATATGCACATGTTAAAAACTTCATAACCTGATTCTTTGCTTCATGTTCATTACATTTGTTACCATCTGTTGGAGGCATCATCTTGGACTACAGaacttattttgtttgtagGATACAAATCAGATCCAGTAGAATAGTAGTGGTATGGAAAAAGTAGAGTTATACAATCCGGTTTACACTTtacaatattttgttgtatctAGACCTGGTCAAACCCTACATTGGGCCTGACCTGAAAAATACAAGGTTCTATGGGCTGCTCTGGATCTGCCAAAACAGGTTCCACTAAACAGGTCTTTGGTTTTGTGTCTTGGCCAGAAGCCCAGCTTAGGCCTGGAAATtcaaacaattattttttcactagaaatatttttatattaattttggaaAATGTTATGATATTTATTAGAACATTTGGGCCTGGTTCAGTGGCACAGCTGGCTCAAGCCTTGAAATTTGGTCCAGCCTGGGTTGTACATATTCATCTTTACCTTATAGCCTTTCAGGTGGCATGCTTCTTTTATTCAGGTAGTGCatgatttctttttcccttttttttttccaggtCTGTGAAATGTgttgaaataaacaaattgtCAAAAATGTCTTTTGAAAAGTCAGCAAGCCGACTTCCGCCAAACCTTGGCTGTACTATAACCTGGCACAACACCGATGCTTCCGTCGTATGTAACTAAACCTGTATTTTTCTACTGAGGTTACATCTCATATCGTGAGGATTCAGTCCGAACCTTCCTCGTACCAGGAACCTGTTCATTGGCTCAAAGGGTCAAGTGTTGTTATCGTGGATCCACCCAGGAAAGGATTGCACCCTTCTGTTATCTGTGCTTTACAGAAAGTTGCTTTGTCTGAGCGCAAGTCATATAAGGCGAAAAGGTAGAAACAGGAAATATCATTCACAGTTCTGTGCTCTCATGCCTATATTATATGACCAGTCTGAGGTTTCTTAATCTGTGAATTCTGTTTgttatgataaaattattaatagtgGCATTCGGTACATGAACACAGTTCACCTACGAAGGTCAACGATGAGAAGAGACCCTGGATCTTGAGAGCAAGAGAGGCAGCTGTTCAAGTTGATAGTACACCATTGGAAGAAAGTAGTGGAACATGGCCAGAAACTCTTATATACATTAGCTGTGGATGGGATAGTTTTAAGAAGGTAACAGTTCCATATGTAATGTATCATGTGCTCAGCTAGTTTGCCGAACCTGAATTATGAGCTTTCTCCAATATATGTACTCTGGCTATCCTGGtgactttatgttatttataactatttcATCTGCAGGACTGCAAAAGCTTGATGTCCAGTAAGGCCTGGCATTTGCAGGATGCTCATGCTTTTAATTTCTTCCCTGGCACTGATAGGTATTCTGACCTCTAAACTTGATGTTTTCCCTTGCATTTTATTCCGATTGCTGTGCAGATCTGTTTAGGAGTTTTTATCTGTAGTATAAAGTTGTGGGATTTCCCAGGAACGTAAAACTCCTCCCTGACTGCTCTTTTTCTTGGGTTATCATAGACTAGAATTTCTTTTCAAGTTTAGCATACTTGGATAGGGTAAATGAAACATGACTATACATTCTTTTTAGCAATCAACACTAATATTTTGAAGACAAAATTGATATGGTTTCTCATCTGCATTCCTGATTTGCTGTCTGATCTTTGTCGAACATGGGCTTTGCCTATGGGCTCATGGAGCTGGTTTAAATGATCATAACAATCAGCTTGCCATAAGCTATTAACTGACCTGCTCTAAGCAATCTGGATTCAATTACTTGCGTAAAAGGCCAGCCGCATTCAGTCCATTCTTGGTTTATCACATTACTTATCAAGACGAGTGATTTATTGTTTCTATGCTATCTGCTTGATATGCCCGTGATCACATTGATTGAATGGAGGAATTACTGATGCAGCATCGAAGTTTTGGCAATCTTCAAACGAGAATCTGAGGCTgatcaaaagaaaaggaagaaagctAAGAAGAAGAAAGCCAAGTAGACCCTCGAAAAGCTAATCCAACAGAAACAATTTTGCTAGACATTTGGAAGGCTGGACATGGCTAGATCTGGTAGACTTTTACTTGAGTTCTGCGGAATTTCACATCCGCCCAACCAGGCATCTAGAAGATTCAGGTAATTCGAGAAACCTGCCCAACCAATATCTGTCTTCTAGGAACTTTGTTTAGGTAATTTATGTCCTTTAAAATGATGATATCACTGAAGTTGCTAGCATCCGAACTTTTTTTGTGCGCAGGGATTTACCCGTGAGGAGCTTTAGATGGGATACCTCGAGGAGACGTAGCGTGTAGCCGTATAACATTCCTTTGGATTTGAGCCTGTTATCATGTTCAGAAGCGCAGATCACTGTACATATGCGTTCATCTTATTGTTGGTGCTTGTTACAAACACGGGTGCATCGCGAGAATTGCCACGGCACAAGGAAACATTGTATaaggaccaaaaaaaaaaaagcatcgTTAACAGTTCAGGCCATTGCATGGTGAAAGGACAAATAAATGAATGAGCTTCTCTTTGCAAATCGCAGCAGTGATCGACTGAAATCACCAAACTAATACTGGTACAGACCAATAACTTTAtgcaacacaaattttgttttgcataTCCTTAACTAACCATCCAACCTTGTCAGATTTTGCAAGGCAAAACCGTCTTTTAAGATACATGAGCACGTTACCATACTCTTCTTCCCTGGGCTTTAACAAAAAACTATACCCATCActgatatatcattttatgaTGAAATGATTGGGCAGCGAAATATAACACTGTACAAAGGGTGGGGCAAACGGGCAAAACTCGCACCATGTCATGGCTTCATTGCGCGCAACACTGAGTGAAAAGAATAGTAGAACTAGAAAAAAAGGCATACATCTATCGGGTGCCAACAAACTGAACGCAGAATGCGTGCAAACACGGTCGACAGCGCATCGGCTGGTCGACTCACCAGTTGGCGTGACGGTCGTGAAAGGCGATATCAGAATCCGTTACCGCTGGCGTCAGAATTGAATGGCGGCTGTTCCCCTGAGTGGCTAGATTTCCTTGACCTTGGTTGCTTTGGGGTCGAATATGGCGAGCTCCCATCGTGGAAGGATGAAGAAAGCCCATGTGCCCTTGGTAGACCTGTTGCATCGGAGTCCAGCGAATAGCCTCTCTCGACGGTGTCCGCTTCAAGCGGTATCTCATCTAAAGTCTGAAGAATATCACAAAGCCAAAAAGAAGTGATgaattgatataaataaaaaggtttGATCTATGTAGCCATGAACATAATCAAAATGGGGGAACTTAAAGCTCTGCCAAAACATACTTTGTATGCTTGCTGAAGGACTTTGAGGGTATCACGTATCTGCCTCCTCTTTATGGTTATTTCCTCAGGTTCTCTGAGCATGTCCGCAAAGAGATCGTCTCTGCAATGGTTCACAGGGAAAGATACAGTGTTTGAAATACTTATAATGTATAGCAGACAAATTGACTTTCACATAGAGTAGAGCCAGCTTCCCTCACCTATAAAGCTTAGTTATAAGGTAATTATGCAGCTCCCTTTTTGTGTGATTAACCTGCACGAAAAACAAATCCCTAAGAACATGCAACATCAACCCCAAGggcaaatttgcaaaacaAGCATAACAAGGATTCCTGCTCAGCTTCCTTGCCACTAGAAAATGCACTAAGCGGAATCATAACTCATAAGGGTGGAGAAGATATATAGGCAAGATTCTTTCAAATCTATTTATGTACCAGGAACCATTTGTAATTAGCAATCCATCCAATGGAATGAAAATCAACCAATTACATGAAATTTGTGATCCAGTTACACACTTGCACTTCCTTTTTAAGAGATACCTTATACATatggtcaaatatattttaccgTTGTCTATGCTTACCATGATACTAAAAACATAGTACATAGAAAGTCATGTTACATGTCCAAGTAAACATAAGTAGTTCTAACAGAAATAATGCGTGCACATAACGTAAATCACCATCCTATGAAATGCAAGTAAAAATGAGAAAGGTCAGATAAGGATCACAGACCAGAAAATGCATGATTGCCTTTGGAACAAAGTCCTCCACATTTTTCCGCACTATATTGTAATATGACTTCAATAGCAGTTTAG
This is a stretch of genomic DNA from Oryza brachyantha chromosome 1, ObraRS2, whole genome shotgun sequence. It encodes these proteins:
- the LOC102710176 gene encoding uncharacterized RNA methyltransferase pc1998 isoform X1, translating into MPPPAGLLPWPAPSATRLATPTRTRPPPRTRVRPPPPPAPAPPTKPPAPAPPPPPRLEPVARSPAAATATLPPITTSALSPSSATCLECVHFNSCSGCTHEVDLDKPAVLQEVENFFNGHGVGDFTFSRGRLREWRCRAKLAIRGTPESPLIGLYQEGTHTVADIPECRAHHPSINATIKLLRQGISELNIQPFDEDAGTGELRYVQMAVTTYNTSIPVAKRYEQGRVQVSLVWNSRDEHSQNSEKLSLLSEFLWRNGGAKGTVHLIHSIWANFQTTASNIIFGHKWRHLIGEKDLWERYGGVDISLDPYSFGQANTLSFNALLHKLHKYVPRGSTVVDLYSGAGVIGLSLAASKKCRSVKCVEINKLSKMSFEKSASRLPPNLGCTITWHNTDASVEPVHWLKGSSVVIVDPPRKGLHPSVICALQKVALSERKSYKAKSSPTKVNDEKRPWILRAREAAVQVDSTPLEESSGTWPETLIYISCGWDSFKKDCKSLMSSKAWHLQDAHAFNFFPGTDSIEVLAIFKRESEADQKKRKKAKKKKAK
- the LOC102705678 gene encoding transcription and mRNA export factor ENY2 — translated: MRASINRPPTPNQEEEPQKDLSLREIINVKLVESGEKEKLMELLRERLVECGWRDEMKALCRAYARKKGRNNVTVDDLIHVITPKGRASVPDSVKAELLQRIRSFLMSSSSLR
- the LOC102710176 gene encoding uncharacterized RNA methyltransferase pc1998 isoform X2; translation: MPPPAGLLPWPAPSATRLATPTRTRPPPRTRVRPPPPPAPAPPTKPPAPAPPPPPRLEPVARSPAAATATLPPITTSALSPSSATCLECVHFNSCSGCTHEVDLDKPAVLQEVENFFNGHGVGDFTFSRGRLREWRCRAKLAIRGTPESPLIGLYQEGTHTVADIPECRAHHPSINATIKLLRQGISELNIQPFDEDAGTGELRYVQMAVTTYNTSIPVAKRYEQGRVQVSLVWNSRDEHSQNSEKLSLLSEFLWRNGGAKGTVHLIHSIWANFQTTASNIIFGHKWRHLIGEKDLWERYGGVDISLDPYSFGQANTLSFNALLHKLHKYVPRGSTVVDLYSGAGVIGLSLAASKKCSSPTKVNDEKRPWILRAREAAVQVDSTPLEESSGTWPETLIYISCGWDSFKKDCKSLMSSKAWHLQDAHAFNFFPGTDSIEVLAIFKRESEADQKKRKKAKKKKAK